In the genome of Bacteroidales bacterium, the window AAATAGAAACTGATTTTATGAAAAGCGGAAAAGATTATGAAATGACACTCATTACTGACGGCGATCAACCTGAAACTTTTCATACCGAAACCCGGAATATTTCGAAA includes:
- a CDS encoding glycoside hydrolase family 97 C-terminal domain-containing protein, whose product is METDFMKSGKDYEMTLITDGDQPETFHTETRNISKDQAFQVSLKAYGGFTAQLKEP